The Helianthus annuus cultivar XRQ/B chromosome 16, HanXRQr2.0-SUNRISE, whole genome shotgun sequence genome includes a window with the following:
- the LOC110880463 gene encoding extensin-like: MEEEVGHAMAGLEGPTSEKKCMFRVLWLHGQDLKVIMPPRFLRGRGKGPVSGHDHEAGPSHRRTPSITMSTSPQEPWRLYVEPGRRSVSLSSSPSYQHSFGPHSENEPNNQPPAFIPLQRSNSHHSFGDPTPVFQSRFNPANLLPEPVGFNPLGPEDHFSGENDMDEDTDPMEPATGTPNHPKEISDGSSFHGSPYRGPDSYEERFRNIDWYFTPSEHSHHQQQQDPSVGQQFVAVTPPPPPPPSSGSHYPPLQEEEDPYNGGPSSPIPDVNSVPVVPPLGFDNLIPAYAGSAAYNPFEHPVHTHYNYNYGYAEVDPYQVARDYNALHPEGPYGGPWTTGYPTYGYQHQPPPPPVYQPPQPQIQQEVLERLNQVEQEVREDRRERQGFFKGLSDLLKGKSKRKGH; this comes from the exons ATGGAAGAAGAAGTAGGACATGCAATGGCTGGCCTTGAAGGTCCCACATCTGAAAAGAAATGCATGTTTCGAGTTTTgtggttgcatggtcaagacttaaaa GTCATCATGCCACCCAGATTCCTTCGCGGTAGAGGCAAAGGACCCGTGTCAGGacatgatcacgaggccgggccgTCGCATCGACGTACTCCTTCCATCACCATGAGCACCAGCCCGCaagagccatggaggctctatgTCGAACCCGGAAGGCGATCAGTATCCCTTAGCTCCTCTCCTTCGTACCAACACTCATTTGGGCCCCATTCTgaaaacgagcccaacaaccAGCCGCCAGCTTTCATACCCCTTCAGAGATCCAATTCTCATCATTCTTTTGGCGACCCAACACCCGTTTTCCAAAGCCGATTTAACCCGGCTAACCTTCTGCctgaacccgtgggttttaacccacttggaccggaagaccacttttCAGGGGAAAACGacatggatgaggatactgaCCCTATGGAGCCTGCTACGGGGACGCCCAACCACCCGAAAGAGATATCTGACGGATCGTCTTTCCACGGATCGCCTTATCGTGGtccagacagctacgaggagaggttccgGAACATTGACTGGTACTTCACCCCGTCTGAACACTCGCATcatcagcagcaacaggatccttcagTGGGTCAACAGTTTGTGGCAGTcacgccgccgccaccaccgcca ccatcaagtggcagccattatccgccacttcaggaggaagaggaCCCATATAATGGTGGTCCGTCAAGCCCTATACCAGATGTCAACTCAGTACCTGTGGTACCACCTTTGGGTTTCGATAACCTGATTCCTGCGTATGCTGGGTCAGCAGCATACAACCCATTCGAGCATCCGGTGCAcacccactacaactacaactacggTTATGCGGAGGTAGATCCGTATCAAGTAGCTCGGGACTACAATGCCCTTCATCCTGAAGGACCATATGGAGGACCATGGACTACTGGttacccgacttatgggtaccagcatcaGCCACCTCCTCCACCGGTGTATCAGCCGCCACAACCACAGATTCAGCAGGAAGTCCTTGAGAGGCTAAACCAAGTTGAACAGGAAGTTCGTGAAGACCGCAGAGAGCGGCAAGGTTTCTTCAAAGGGCTGTCAGACTTGCTTAAGGGGAAGTCGAAGAGGAAGGGTCATTAA